One Proteinivorax tanatarense DNA segment encodes these proteins:
- a CDS encoding methyl-accepting chemotaxis protein, producing the protein MFKNMKLIHKVVLLAVVIVGINLILQSNFILTMRNSDIERAKDNSLSETILQSAEYEREFQRIEALVQGYAQDFGKLIERQELSREGAIELLATSLKQNPSIVGHGIGFESNAFDQNDRMYRNQRELGSDEQGRFIPYISLEEKQVIVEPLEGYDVEGDGDWYIIPQKTSQPIVTDPYLYPVGGEEIMMFTISYPILNQGRFIGVVTADVALTEIEGMLQEDLTHTIYDVESAMVTESGAVIGSSFNSIKEDNLVNTTVMKKMVKQEEPFVYFDDTPWFQGEQLISHVPIEFLSEDNRWFMVHLTPEAQILQDYRQNLYVNLGVIGLALVLIIGLIYFIQKSIKTPINRLLEVITKVEEGDLTQNSGLDTQDEIGTLSQNFDHMIDKMKRLIDNVKKSSEIVDESATNMFKVTNNSVQSISNVNRVVEEIAAAHSKQSEDIEEIVIKTTLLGEIIDDTTNLIEEVTGIAESTQKVSSKGMVILNDLNEKTHITMERSQDISQAVDEVNQSVENISGITSIIDDIAGQTNLLALNASIEAARAGQQGKGFAVVAGEIRKLAEQTGDATKDITKSIKRVMENSNTAVERMSEVSTSQKQQFKSISESSKIFETINDSFISLKEKVMVVDEKSQVIEQSKSEILEAITNISAVSEETTASTEETTSMMNEQKQDIEELKGDSEKLNQLTDELNNYVDEFKV; encoded by the coding sequence ATGTTTAAGAATATGAAACTAATTCATAAAGTGGTCTTACTAGCAGTAGTGATTGTTGGTATAAATTTAATATTGCAATCAAACTTTATCTTAACAATGCGTAATAGTGATATTGAAAGAGCAAAGGATAATAGCTTATCAGAAACTATTTTACAATCAGCAGAATATGAGCGAGAATTTCAACGAATTGAAGCATTAGTTCAGGGTTATGCGCAAGACTTTGGAAAATTAATTGAACGTCAAGAACTTAGCCGTGAAGGAGCAATTGAACTATTAGCAACAAGTTTAAAACAAAATCCTAGTATTGTCGGACATGGAATTGGATTTGAATCTAATGCTTTTGACCAAAATGATCGAATGTATCGAAATCAAAGAGAGCTAGGGTCTGATGAACAAGGAAGGTTTATTCCTTATATTTCGTTAGAAGAAAAACAAGTGATCGTGGAGCCACTAGAAGGTTATGATGTAGAAGGAGATGGAGATTGGTATATTATTCCTCAAAAAACCTCGCAACCAATTGTTACTGATCCGTATCTTTATCCGGTTGGAGGAGAAGAAATTATGATGTTCACTATCTCTTACCCCATATTAAATCAAGGTAGGTTTATTGGTGTTGTAACTGCAGATGTAGCTTTGACAGAAATAGAAGGAATGTTACAAGAAGATCTTACTCATACAATATATGATGTTGAAAGTGCAATGGTTACAGAGTCGGGAGCAGTTATTGGATCTAGTTTTAATAGTATTAAAGAAGATAACTTAGTAAATACTACGGTTATGAAAAAAATGGTAAAACAAGAAGAACCTTTTGTGTATTTTGATGATACACCATGGTTTCAAGGCGAACAACTGATATCTCATGTGCCAATTGAGTTTTTAAGTGAAGATAATCGATGGTTCATGGTACATTTAACTCCAGAAGCACAAATACTACAAGATTATCGACAAAATCTTTATGTAAACTTGGGCGTTATTGGTTTAGCTTTAGTATTGATTATTGGCTTAATTTATTTTATTCAAAAAAGCATAAAAACACCTATTAATCGTTTATTAGAGGTAATTACTAAAGTGGAAGAAGGTGATTTAACACAAAATAGTGGTCTAGATACACAGGATGAAATAGGAACGCTTTCACAGAATTTTGATCATATGATTGATAAAATGAAAAGATTGATTGATAATGTAAAAAAATCTTCAGAAATAGTTGATGAGAGTGCGACGAATATGTTTAAAGTAACAAACAACAGTGTTCAATCTATTTCCAATGTAAATCGTGTGGTAGAAGAAATCGCTGCTGCACATAGCAAGCAATCAGAAGATATTGAAGAGATTGTTATAAAAACTACATTGCTCGGAGAAATCATTGATGACACGACAAATCTTATAGAAGAGGTTACAGGGATTGCAGAAAGTACACAAAAGGTTTCTTCTAAAGGCATGGTGATATTAAATGATCTTAATGAAAAAACACATATTACAATGGAAAGATCTCAAGATATTTCCCAAGCAGTAGATGAAGTAAATCAATCAGTAGAAAATATTAGTGGAATTACCTCTATAATAGATGATATAGCAGGCCAAACCAATTTGCTTGCTTTAAACGCTTCAATTGAAGCGGCACGGGCAGGACAACAAGGTAAAGGATTTGCTGTAGTAGCAGGAGAAATCAGAAAATTAGCTGAACAAACAGGGGACGCGACGAAGGATATTACAAAATCTATTAAGAGAGTTATGGAAAATTCTAATACTGCAGTGGAGCGAATGTCTGAAGTTAGCACCTCTCAAAAACAACAATTTAAAAGCATTAGCGAATCCTCAAAGATTTTTGAAACCATTAATGATTCTTTTATTTCTTTAAAGGAAAAAGTGATGGTTGTAGATGAAAAATCACAAGTAATTGAACAAAGTAAATCTGAGATATTAGAGGCAATAACAAATATCTCAGCAGTATCGGAAGAAACTACGGCAAGTACTGAGGAGACGACCTCAATGATGAATGAACAAAAACAGGACATTGAAGAATTAAAGGGGGATAGTGAAAAATTGAACCAATTAACGGACGAGTTGAACAATTATGTAGATGAATTTAAGGTATAA
- a CDS encoding 1-propanol dehydrogenase PduQ, with protein sequence MKKFKEKTEVVQGMGSLKLLEELKGEKVCIVTDSTMLELKMVNKVTDIFKNIDVKYEIFSEVEPDPSFDIVYKGLRHIIKNKPTVLVAVGGGSAIDAAKAIMFFCLKMKENLMGIEKIKKPHFIAIPTTSGTGSEVTSYSVISDKEKQKKFPIVDDLMVPDVAILDAEFTKSIPSGITADTGIDVLTHCLEAYVAKEASDFTDGLVEKGVSIVFEYLLKAYENGGDLEAREKMHNASCMAGIAFNNAGLGINHSLAHSLGSYFKIPHGRSNALLLPYVIEFNSKENPLIMSKYAHLAEKIGFPATTNEQGMKSLIKGINVLKEAMNIPQTISEVGVKEKDFQCVLKEMSEIALEDICTGGNPKKVTSKELEKIYQEAYRG encoded by the coding sequence ATGAAAAAATTCAAGGAGAAAACAGAAGTTGTACAAGGCATGGGGTCTTTAAAGCTTTTAGAAGAGTTAAAAGGAGAAAAAGTATGTATTGTTACAGATTCCACAATGTTAGAATTGAAAATGGTTAATAAAGTTACAGATATTTTCAAAAACATTGATGTAAAATATGAAATATTTTCTGAAGTAGAACCTGATCCCTCTTTTGATATTGTTTATAAAGGATTAAGGCATATTATTAAAAACAAACCTACGGTACTAGTTGCAGTAGGTGGTGGATCAGCCATTGATGCAGCCAAAGCAATCATGTTTTTTTGCCTCAAAATGAAAGAAAATCTTATGGGTATTGAGAAAATAAAAAAGCCACACTTTATTGCAATTCCGACAACTAGTGGTACAGGTTCTGAGGTTACATCGTATTCAGTTATTTCGGATAAAGAAAAACAAAAGAAATTTCCTATTGTAGACGATTTGATGGTTCCGGATGTAGCTATTTTAGATGCAGAATTCACTAAAAGCATTCCGTCGGGAATTACTGCAGATACTGGTATCGATGTTTTAACTCATTGTTTAGAAGCGTACGTAGCAAAAGAAGCATCTGATTTTACGGATGGGTTAGTAGAAAAAGGTGTATCCATTGTATTTGAATATTTATTAAAGGCTTATGAAAATGGAGGGGACTTAGAAGCAAGAGAAAAAATGCATAATGCCTCTTGTATGGCAGGGATAGCTTTTAACAATGCAGGTCTTGGGATTAACCATAGCTTAGCTCATAGTCTGGGTAGCTATTTTAAGATTCCTCATGGTAGAAGTAATGCTTTACTGCTTCCCTATGTTATTGAATTTAATAGTAAAGAAAATCCTTTAATTATGAGTAAATATGCTCATTTAGCTGAGAAAATTGGGTTTCCGGCTACAACAAATGAACAAGGAATGAAAAGTTTAATCAAGGGAATCAATGTTTTAAAAGAGGCGATGAACATTCCTCAAACGATTAGTGAAGTAGGTGTGAAAGAAAAAGATTTTCAGTGTGTATTAAAAGAAATGTCAGAAATTGCATTAGAAGATATTTGTACAGGGGGTAACCCCAAAAAAGTGACTTCAAAAGAGTTAGAAAAGATCTATCAAGAAGCTTATCGGGGTTAG
- the eutH gene encoding ethanolamine utilization protein EutH: MSINDIIVYIMVFFMILGALDKIIGNKYGLGEKFDEGIMAMGSLAVAMVGVVSLAPVLAKILEPIVVPVYEFLGADPAMFATTLLANDMGGYPLAMELAQTPETGLFAGLIVGAMMGPTIVFTIPVALGIIEKEDHKFLATGVLAGLITIPFGALVGGLIAGFDLVMIIKNLVPIIIVSLLLSLGLWKIPEKMIKGFTIFGRGVVTVITIGLAAIIVETLTGFVVIPGMAPVTDGIEIVGEIAIMLAGAFPMVYVVTKVFSKPLMKMGKVLGMGDVAAAGMVATLANSIPMFGLMKDMDARGKIINVAFAVSASFVLGDHLGFTAGVNQEMIFPMVVGKMAGGVTAVMVALFIANKTMGKIETQRCVNPTDKDQIYKG, encoded by the coding sequence ATGAGTATTAATGACATTATTGTTTATATTATGGTATTTTTTATGATCCTTGGAGCTTTAGATAAAATTATTGGTAATAAATATGGATTAGGAGAAAAATTCGACGAGGGAATTATGGCTATGGGATCTTTAGCAGTGGCTATGGTAGGGGTAGTATCTTTAGCACCAGTATTAGCAAAAATTTTAGAACCCATTGTTGTTCCCGTATATGAATTTTTAGGAGCAGATCCTGCCATGTTTGCAACAACATTATTGGCAAATGATATGGGGGGATACCCTCTTGCTATGGAGTTGGCACAAACTCCAGAAACTGGTTTATTTGCTGGCTTAATTGTTGGCGCAATGATGGGACCAACGATTGTATTTACTATTCCTGTAGCTTTAGGAATTATTGAAAAAGAAGACCATAAATTTTTAGCAACAGGTGTATTAGCAGGTCTTATTACGATTCCTTTTGGTGCTTTAGTAGGTGGATTAATTGCAGGGTTTGATTTAGTGATGATTATAAAAAATTTAGTTCCAATTATTATCGTGTCTTTACTATTATCATTAGGTTTATGGAAAATCCCTGAAAAGATGATCAAAGGCTTTACTATTTTTGGCAGAGGCGTAGTAACTGTGATTACTATTGGACTTGCAGCAATTATTGTAGAAACACTTACTGGATTTGTTGTGATTCCAGGAATGGCACCAGTGACCGATGGAATTGAAATCGTAGGAGAAATTGCAATTATGTTAGCTGGAGCATTTCCAATGGTTTATGTGGTGACAAAAGTATTTAGTAAACCATTGATGAAAATGGGGAAAGTACTAGGCATGGGTGATGTAGCAGCAGCAGGAATGGTAGCTACCTTAGCTAATAGTATTCCAATGTTTGGTCTGATGAAAGATATGGATGCTCGAGGCAAAATTATTAACGTAGCTTTTGCTGTATCGGCTTCTTTTGTTTTAGGTGATCATCTTGGTTTTACAGCAGGTGTAAATCAAGAAATGATTTTCCCAATGGTTGTAGGGAAAATGGCTGGAGGAGTTACGGCGGTAATGGTAGCCCTATTTATTGCAAATAAAACGATGGGTAAAATTGAGACACAAAGGTGTGTTAATCCAACCGATAAAGATCAAATTTATAAGGGGTAA
- a CDS encoding EutN/CcmL family microcompartment protein — MIIGKVVGNVWATKKDETLNGLKLLVIQKKSQKNQEDTFVAADAVGAGFGDCVLIANGNAARKALGKNHVAVDATVVGIIDEVEVTS, encoded by the coding sequence TTGATTATCGGAAAAGTAGTAGGAAATGTTTGGGCTACAAAAAAAGATGAGACCTTAAATGGTTTAAAACTATTGGTAATTCAGAAAAAAAGTCAAAAAAATCAGGAAGATACTTTTGTAGCAGCAGATGCAGTAGGCGCTGGTTTTGGAGACTGTGTTTTAATTGCTAATGGAAATGCTGCAAGAAAAGCTCTGGGAAAAAATCATGTAGCTGTGGATGCTACTGTAGTTGGGATTATTGATGAAGTAGAAGTTACATCCTAA